One Mus pahari chromosome 21, PAHARI_EIJ_v1.1, whole genome shotgun sequence genomic window, TAATTTCTTTGAGAAGCAGTTGTCTAACTATGGGTGGGAGCAAGGCAGGAGCACTGAAGGCAGGCTGGGATTCCAACTCTAAAATCATTCACAGCCCCACCACCTATAGGGAACAGGTCCCAAAGAAACATGAAGTACATGGCATAAAGCCAAAGTAGAATAAAACCACTGGGTAAAGTACTGGGATGTGTGTACAGCTGGGCCACCAAGTCACATAGATAAGGTACCAAGACAATAGAGCTAGATTAGAAAAGAACATGCTAAGGAACAGGCTAGCTTAACTAATGTGGGGCAAGGGACTTGTTCTTGGTCCAGTCTGCAGCAAAAGTAATGCACATGGAAATATCAACAGCCCCATCGGATGCTAATGGGAGTCTTGAAAGATGCTTGGGAGTTTGTGAGGGAAGGTAAGAAAGCAATCGGCCTCACACTGATGGTTCATACACATTTATTGATAGTCCCTGTGTCTAGCTCAGGAGTCTGGAGgcaacaccaagaaaaaaaaaatctgcccaaCCAGATCAAAATCACCCTGGCGAAGACCTAGCCAATCAAGGCCAGCTCTAACACACAAGACCCATGTTCTGCACAGGCCAAGAGTCCAGAGACAAACTAGTGACCAGCAATTGCAAGTGGGGGAGAGGGTTGTCCTGGCTGGGGCAGAGTATCAGATTCTGGCTGGGAAGGAGGCAGCGGGGTTGGAAGGGGAGGGTACAGTTTGATTCATCAAAGGCATCCTGAGGTTCCCCTGGCTGACGACTCCGAGGGGCTGCAGACAATCGGTGCATTGTCAGCCGGGACTGCAGCATGAAGCAAGGGCACATCCATACTGAGAGCCTCAGGTCCAAGCCTGCTGAGGTAAGTGTCTCTACCACCCCCAAGACAAGAACTCAGGGATGCCatagaaggagaaaggaatgtcACCACATACCATCCTCAGCCCCTTCCCTGAGCAAGTTGGCTCCCGAGTCTCTAAGCCAGAAGCCCCACAGCCAGTTCTGTGCCCTCAGGTGAAGACCAAACCCTgccataggggctggagagcagcAGGCCTGCCGCTGCTGCTGACACTGCTCGCTGTGGGGGCCGTGGCTGGGGGGCTTCTTGGCTTCATGTACAGCTCTCCCAAGGTAAGCACCTCTTCAAGCCACAGGGTATGCAGAGTGAGTGGGAAGAGGGCAGGAAGGCCAGTGCCTGTCCGTGCTCGCATGGGGCCAGGTCTAAATACCAGCCTTGAGCAGATAGAGAACCAGGATATGGAGACAGGTTAAGGCTGAATCCCAAATACCCCTTAGCCATTGCTGCAGATGCTCCGAAAGACCTTCCCGAGCTCCAGGGTCCCCTGGCCCAACCAAACCACTCTAGTGGATGTGGCCCAGAACATGGCGACCATTGTGGTGACTCCGTTTCATAGCAACCACAGCTGGGCCGTGCTGTTCGACGGGCAAAACGTGAGTGggcttgggagggagaaagagtggGGGTGTCAGGGGTGGCCTAGACTTACCTAtctaccctctcccaccccccaggGGTACATCTGTTACCGCCCTGCAGAGCACCAGGCCTGCTTCCTCCGTCTGATGGAAGCCGGAGATTGGGAGAccctgcagctgctgctgagcACTTCCAGGGTGAGTACTACTTGGCTTGCCACCCACAAACCCCCAAGGCCAGGGGACAAACAAAAGGTCCTCTGTGCAGCCCAGCTGGGCCAGCAAGGCTCTGATTTCAGGGAAACAGAAAGCTCTATCTTTCCCTGATTAAGGCTGTTGACAAGGGCAGGTGGAAAGGCCATCAGGCCGGGGTGGGCACCAATGCCCTTCCCAGCCAGGAGCAAGGAAGTACTATATAGTGGCCCACCAGAGTCTTTCTGCAGGCCCAAGAGTCACATGTACCTGGCCGGGATACTCACTATGCCCAGGAACTGCTGGCAGTTTTGGGGGGCCATACTGTGGACCCTACCCAAGTGGGAGTTTCAGTACAACACCTTTGTGCAGACACTCCCATCTACTGGGCCCGACTGGCAGAGGGTAAGTTGGGGTAGGTTGGGTGAAGAGGCCTATGGCTCCTGCAGGGCAGTACTAGGTAGGGGCCCTTGGGACTCACAAAGTTCCCTTCTCCCCAGGGCCCCAGAGACAGCGGCTGATCTACCTCTGCATTGACATCTGCTTTCCGAGCaacatctgtgtgtctgtctgcttttATTACCTCCCAGACTAAGACCCCTACCCAAGCCGTCCTGGCCTTTGGTCCCACAGGCCAGTCCTGTCCCCACAGGTCAGCAAGCTGTCCAGGTCACCAGTGCCTATGGAAGGCAGCTGACAGTAGGGATTAATAAACCCAGATTGCCTGGCCATAACGGTAATTTCtgaagcaagggggaggggggaacgtACCTGACCTCCCACTTCCTCAATAGAGCCAAGCTCTCCAGGGTTAGTCTCCCTGAAGAGAAAAGACCCCCAGTCCAGGCACGTGTAGCCCGGCTTAGTGAGTGAGCTTTCTGACGACAAACTGGGCATGGAGAGAGTCCCAGGGTAGAGTAGCCAAAAAGTCTAGGTTAGCCAGGAGGGGCCGGCGTAGTCCCGTCAGG contains:
- the Bricd5 gene encoding BRICHOS domain-containing protein 5 — its product is MSPHTILSPFPEQVGSRVSKPEAPQPVLCPQVKTKPCHRGWRAAGLPLLLTLLAVGAVAGGLLGFMYSSPKPLLQMLRKTFPSSRVPWPNQTTLVDVAQNMATIVVTPFHSNHSWAVLFDGQNGYICYRPAEHQACFLRLMEAGDWETLQLLLSTSRAQESHVPGRDTHYAQELLAVLGGHTVDPTQVGVSVQHLCADTPIYWARLAEGPQRQRLIYLCIDICFPSNICVSVCFYYLPD